One Desulforhopalus sp. DNA segment encodes these proteins:
- the argF gene encoding ornithine carbamoyltransferase, with translation MPKHFRSLQEFSKNELTGLINRAIELKSEKKAGKIHQQLMGKTIGLIFEKPSTRTRVSFESAMYGLGGQVIFLSGRDTQLARSEPLKDMSRVMSRYVDGMVVRTFGQEVVEELAAYATVPVINALTDLHHPCQVLSDIMTVIEKKGAIEPLRIAWVGDGNNMANSWIQAAGILGFELVLACPQGYEPDAAILAESRKIAGKPIVLVEDPEVAVRGAAVINVDVWASMGQEDEQEERIGIFSKYQLNHQLLAKAPADCIVLHCLPAHRGEEITDEVLESTQCVAFDQAENKMHIHKAILESLIG, from the coding sequence GTGCCGAAGCATTTTAGATCATTACAGGAATTCTCGAAAAATGAGTTGACTGGTCTTATTAACCGGGCAATTGAACTAAAAAGTGAAAAAAAGGCCGGAAAGATCCATCAGCAATTAATGGGTAAGACCATTGGCTTGATTTTTGAAAAACCATCGACCAGGACTCGGGTATCCTTCGAGTCGGCCATGTACGGCTTGGGCGGACAGGTCATATTTTTATCGGGCCGTGATACCCAGCTGGCGAGATCGGAACCGCTCAAGGACATGTCCAGGGTCATGTCCCGTTACGTTGACGGTATGGTTGTTCGGACCTTCGGTCAGGAGGTGGTCGAGGAACTGGCCGCCTATGCTACGGTTCCGGTTATCAATGCCCTGACCGACCTGCATCACCCCTGCCAGGTGCTGAGCGATATCATGACGGTCATTGAGAAAAAAGGAGCGATCGAGCCCCTGCGCATTGCCTGGGTGGGAGACGGCAATAACATGGCCAACTCCTGGATTCAGGCGGCCGGGATACTCGGTTTCGAATTGGTTCTCGCCTGTCCGCAGGGCTATGAGCCGGATGCGGCAATACTTGCGGAGAGCAGGAAGATAGCCGGAAAACCGATCGTCCTCGTCGAAGACCCGGAGGTTGCGGTTCGCGGTGCGGCCGTCATCAACGTCGATGTCTGGGCATCCATGGGCCAGGAGGACGAGCAGGAGGAAAGAATCGGCATTTTCAGTAAATATCAGCTCAATCATCAGTTATTGGCTAAGGCCCCGGCTGACTGCATTGTCCTGCATTGTTTGCCTGCCCATCGCGGCGAGGAGATAACCGATGAGGTTCTTGAGTCGACGCAGTGCGTGGCCTTTGATCAAGCAGAAAATAAGATGCACATCCATAAGGCGATTCTCGAAAGCCTGATTGGTTGA
- a CDS encoding argininosuccinate synthase → MSVNKIVLAYSGGLDTSVILKWLAEEYKCSVIAYSADIGQEEDWDAVTRKGLATGAEKVIVSDLKKVFVEDYIFPAFRANAIYEGSYLLGTSLARPLIAKEQVRIALAEGADAVSHGATGKGNDQVRFELAYIALAPSLKIIAPWRIWSLNSRQKLVEFAQDHNIPVPVTKEKPYSSDENLLHISFEGGILEDPWNEPEEAMFKLTVAPEKAPDKPAYLEITFEGGSPVALDGVAMEPLALFTELNRLGGANGIGRLDLVENRFVGMKSHGVYETPGGTILRTAHRDLETITLDREVLRIRDSLVPRYSELIYNGFWFSPERELLQKTMDETQKTVNGVVRLKLYKGNCTPVGRKSDQSLYQVNFATFEEDTVYNQGDATGFIRLNGLRLKINALQGRCSK, encoded by the coding sequence ATGAGTGTAAACAAGATTGTTCTCGCCTATTCCGGAGGTCTCGATACCTCGGTAATTTTAAAGTGGCTTGCCGAGGAGTATAAATGCTCGGTGATCGCCTATTCCGCTGACATCGGTCAGGAAGAGGACTGGGATGCGGTAACTCGCAAGGGGCTGGCCACCGGCGCTGAGAAGGTGATTGTTTCCGATCTGAAGAAGGTCTTTGTCGAAGACTATATCTTTCCGGCTTTCCGGGCCAATGCCATCTACGAAGGCTCCTATCTTCTCGGCACCTCACTGGCCCGGCCGCTGATTGCCAAGGAACAGGTGCGCATCGCCCTTGCTGAGGGTGCCGATGCGGTGAGCCATGGGGCAACTGGAAAAGGCAACGATCAGGTGCGTTTTGAGCTTGCCTATATTGCCCTTGCACCATCTCTGAAGATCATTGCCCCCTGGCGGATCTGGAGTCTCAATTCCCGGCAGAAATTGGTGGAGTTCGCTCAGGATCATAATATCCCAGTGCCGGTGACCAAGGAGAAGCCGTATAGCTCCGACGAGAATCTGCTGCATATCAGCTTTGAGGGCGGAATTCTCGAAGACCCCTGGAACGAGCCGGAAGAGGCAATGTTCAAGCTGACCGTCGCCCCGGAAAAGGCCCCCGACAAACCGGCCTATCTGGAAATCACCTTCGAGGGCGGCAGCCCGGTGGCCCTTGATGGCGTGGCCATGGAACCACTGGCCCTCTTTACCGAGCTTAATCGCCTGGGAGGTGCCAACGGTATCGGCCGTCTTGATCTGGTGGAGAACCGATTCGTCGGCATGAAGTCGCACGGTGTCTATGAGACCCCGGGTGGTACTATCCTGCGCACTGCCCATCGCGATCTCGAAACCATCACCCTCGACCGTGAGGTCTTGCGTATCCGCGACTCTCTCGTGCCACGGTATTCCGAGCTGATCTATAACGGTTTCTGGTTCTCGCCGGAGCGGGAGTTGTTGCAAAAGACCATGGACGAGACGCAGAAGACGGTGAACGGCGTCGTCCGCTTGAAACTCTACAAGGGCAATTGCACCCCGGTCGGGCGTAAATCCGATCAATCACTGTACCAGGTTAATTTTGCTACCTTTGAAGAAGACACTGTCTACAATCAGGGCGATGCCACCGGCTTTATCCGGCTCAACGGCTTGCGTTTGAAAATCAATGCCCTGCAGGGGCGGTGCAGTAAATAG
- the argH gene encoding argininosuccinate lyase, translated as MTVQKKSGSAKMWGGRFGEGTAASVEAFTASIHYDCRLYKYDIAGSKAHAAMLADGGILSREELTAITDGLTAIEKEISEGTFQFRRELEDVHMNIEKALVERIGPAGAKLHSGRSRNDQVALDFKLYLRDQCDEVLVLLDGVRRAFVLLARKYLGRIMPGYTHLQRAQPVQIAHHMLAYYEMFSRDRERMVDCRKRLNLSPLGCAALAGTGLPINREQVAKDLGFAGVTANSMDTSGDRDFAIEFTSCCTIIQLHLSRLSEELVLWSSQEFDFVNISDRFCTGSSIMPQKKNPDIPELIRGKCGRVVGSLMTLITLVKGLPLTYNRDLQEDKEPVFDTVDTVTASLAIMAELLENLTFKTERMAAATGKGCMTATDLADYLVLKNVPFREAHAIVGRAVAYCLEKERELPELSLSELGQFSEVIGEDAFEVLRVEGSVNSRISTGGTGVLRVEEALVTAEKKLGIGL; from the coding sequence ATGACTGTGCAGAAAAAGAGCGGCTCGGCAAAGATGTGGGGAGGGCGGTTTGGCGAGGGTACTGCTGCCTCGGTGGAGGCCTTTACCGCCTCTATCCACTACGATTGCCGGTTGTATAAATACGATATTGCCGGCAGCAAGGCCCACGCCGCCATGCTTGCCGACGGTGGCATATTGTCCCGGGAAGAGCTTACGGCCATAACCGATGGTCTTACGGCAATCGAAAAAGAGATCAGCGAAGGGACCTTTCAATTCCGGCGTGAGCTGGAAGATGTCCACATGAATATCGAAAAGGCCTTAGTTGAGCGCATAGGTCCAGCGGGTGCGAAGTTGCACAGCGGCCGCAGCCGCAACGATCAGGTTGCCCTTGATTTCAAGCTCTATCTGCGCGATCAGTGTGACGAGGTGCTTGTTCTCCTGGATGGTGTTCGCCGGGCCTTTGTGCTTCTTGCCAGGAAATATCTTGGTCGGATAATGCCGGGATATACCCATTTACAACGGGCACAGCCGGTGCAGATAGCTCATCATATGCTGGCTTACTATGAGATGTTCAGCCGTGACCGGGAACGAATGGTCGATTGCCGCAAGCGCCTTAACCTCTCGCCACTCGGCTGCGCGGCACTAGCCGGTACCGGCTTGCCCATCAACCGGGAGCAGGTGGCAAAAGACCTTGGTTTTGCCGGGGTAACAGCAAACTCGATGGATACCTCGGGTGACCGGGATTTTGCTATCGAGTTCACCAGTTGTTGCACCATCATTCAGCTGCACCTTTCCAGGCTGTCGGAAGAACTCGTTCTCTGGTCGAGTCAAGAGTTTGATTTTGTAAACATATCCGATAGATTCTGCACGGGATCGTCAATTATGCCGCAGAAGAAAAATCCGGATATTCCAGAATTGATCAGGGGCAAGTGCGGGCGGGTCGTTGGCAGCCTGATGACCCTTATCACCTTGGTGAAGGGCTTGCCGCTGACCTATAACCGCGATCTTCAGGAAGACAAGGAACCGGTTTTCGATACCGTCGATACGGTTACTGCCTCCCTTGCCATTATGGCGGAACTTCTGGAGAATCTCACCTTCAAAACGGAGCGGATGGCGGCGGCTACCGGTAAGGGTTGCATGACGGCAACCGATCTTGCCGACTATTTGGTATTGAAAAATGTACCCTTCCGCGAAGCCCATGCAATAGTCGGCCGGGCAGTTGCCTATTGTCTCGAAAAGGAGCGCGAATTGCCGGAACTGAGTTTGTCTGAGCTCGGGCAGTTTTCCGAGGTCATCGGTGAGGATGCCTTCGAGGTGTTACGTGTCGAAGGGTCGGTCAATAGTCGGATTTCCACGGGAGGAACCGGTGTTCTGAGAGTGGAAGAAGCATTAGTGACGGCGGAAAAAAAACTGGGGATCGGATTATGA
- the dapF gene encoding diaminopimelate epimerase: MVQFPIPFEKMSGAGNDFVIVDNRICRIPAAEQAKLAQRICRRMFSLGADGMIFIEESATADFSWNFYNADGSVAEMCGNGSRCAARFAYRHGIAGKKMRFATLAGIIEAEVGEDEAMVRVKMTKPHDFRLGLSLVIGDEERPVSYVDTGVPHAVIFVKDDSIPVKTWGRMVRFHQLFEPKGANANFVKVLADGRLKVRTYERGVEAETMACGTGAVASALFAVIQKGMESPVEVVTSGGEVLTIFFDLFDGPVADNVYMQGLTRLVCVGELVEEALL, encoded by the coding sequence ATGGTACAATTTCCCATTCCTTTTGAAAAGATGAGCGGAGCCGGCAACGATTTCGTGATTGTTGATAACCGCATTTGCCGCATCCCAGCAGCTGAGCAAGCGAAATTAGCACAGCGGATTTGTAGGCGTATGTTTTCACTTGGCGCCGACGGGATGATTTTTATCGAGGAGTCGGCTACTGCCGACTTTTCCTGGAATTTTTATAACGCTGACGGGTCTGTTGCCGAAATGTGCGGCAATGGTTCCCGGTGCGCGGCACGATTTGCGTATCGCCATGGGATTGCGGGTAAAAAAATGAGATTTGCCACTCTGGCCGGTATAATCGAGGCAGAGGTCGGTGAAGATGAAGCAATGGTAAGGGTGAAAATGACCAAACCCCATGATTTTCGGCTTGGTCTCTCCCTTGTCATCGGTGATGAAGAACGGCCGGTCAGCTACGTCGATACCGGTGTACCGCATGCGGTTATTTTTGTGAAAGATGATAGTATCCCGGTGAAAACTTGGGGAAGGATGGTGCGCTTTCACCAGCTCTTTGAACCGAAGGGGGCCAATGCCAACTTCGTCAAGGTGTTGGCTGACGGCAGGTTGAAGGTGCGTACCTACGAACGCGGAGTTGAGGCCGAGACAATGGCTTGTGGCACCGGGGCGGTTGCTTCAGCACTTTTTGCAGTAATACAAAAAGGCATGGAATCACCTGTGGAGGTTGTTACCTCGGGGGGGGAGGTCCTGACTATATTTTTTGATTTGTTCGACGGGCCGGTTGCTGACAATGTTTACATGCAAGGGCTGACCAGGTTGGTTTGTGTCGGAGAACTGGTTGAAGAAGCGCTGCTATAA
- the dapA gene encoding 4-hydroxy-tetrahydrodipicolinate synthase, with protein sequence MEKFHGALVALVTPFIDGRLDEQGLIDLIEFQIAGGTHGIVPCGTTGESATILFDEHKRVIDLTVKTVKGRVPVVAGTGANNTLEAIELTESAKESGADAVLSVVPYYNKPSQEGMYLHFREIAEKVDIPMFLYNVPGRTVVNMLPETVARLAQIDNIIGIKEASGSLEQISDVIRRCPKEFIVLSGDDFTSMPTAFIGGKGVISVVSNVYPQGMAKMLEAALVGNIDEANVQHYKMFELMKMMFIEPNPVPAKKALELMGKIKSGHPRLPLAPMGATNLEKLQSAMRTIGLI encoded by the coding sequence ATGGAAAAGTTTCACGGAGCGCTTGTTGCACTTGTGACCCCGTTTATAGACGGTAGATTGGATGAGCAGGGGTTGATAGACCTTATTGAGTTTCAGATTGCCGGCGGTACCCATGGCATTGTGCCATGTGGAACCACCGGTGAATCGGCTACTATTTTGTTTGATGAGCATAAACGGGTTATTGACCTGACCGTTAAAACCGTCAAAGGGCGAGTTCCCGTGGTTGCCGGCACCGGGGCAAACAATACTCTGGAGGCCATCGAACTCACCGAGAGCGCCAAAGAAAGCGGGGCTGACGCGGTCTTGTCGGTGGTGCCCTATTACAATAAACCGAGTCAGGAGGGGATGTACCTGCACTTCCGGGAGATTGCCGAAAAAGTTGATATTCCAATGTTTCTCTATAATGTGCCGGGGCGAACGGTGGTGAACATGCTACCGGAAACTGTGGCACGTCTCGCACAAATCGACAATATCATCGGTATTAAAGAGGCATCCGGTAGCCTGGAGCAGATTTCCGACGTAATTCGTCGTTGCCCGAAGGAATTCATCGTCCTTTCCGGTGATGATTTTACTTCAATGCCGACAGCTTTTATCGGTGGAAAGGGGGTTATCTCCGTGGTCTCCAATGTCTATCCCCAGGGTATGGCCAAAATGCTTGAGGCGGCTCTGGTCGGCAATATTGACGAAGCGAATGTGCAGCATTACAAGATGTTCGAACTGATGAAAATGATGTTCATCGAACCCAATCCGGTTCCGGCCAAAAAGGCATTGGAGTTGATGGGTAAGATTAAGAGTGGGCATCCTCGTTTGCCCCTTGCCCCGATGGGCGCGACAAATCTGGAAAAATTGCAATCGGCGATGCGGACTATCGGCCTTATATAG
- the dapB gene encoding 4-hydroxy-tetrahydrodipicolinate reductase, with product MTKVIIAGAAGRMGQRVAYMVNRHPLLQWTAGFEAAGHSAVGKDAGLLALGEANGVIIGEGIESVIDKGDVIIDFTFHKATMEFARLAARHGRAMVIGTTGLTPENLLELKELAKNFPCVQAPNMSVCVNVMMKLVKKTAAILGDDYDIEIIEAHHNKKKDAPSGTALKLAEMAAEGVGRNLSEVAVLERNGIIGERGAKEIGIQTIRAADIVGEHTVLFAGPGERIELIHRAHSRDHFARGAAAAAAWIAGRECGLYSMFDVLGLQDL from the coding sequence ATGACCAAGGTAATCATTGCCGGGGCAGCCGGCAGGATGGGGCAGCGGGTGGCGTATATGGTCAATCGCCATCCACTGCTGCAATGGACAGCGGGATTTGAGGCGGCGGGGCATTCCGCTGTTGGAAAAGACGCCGGGCTGTTGGCCCTTGGTGAGGCGAATGGAGTGATCATTGGTGAGGGTATCGAATCGGTGATCGATAAAGGTGATGTAATAATCGATTTCACCTTTCACAAGGCGACTATGGAGTTTGCTCGATTAGCTGCAAGGCATGGCCGGGCCATGGTCATTGGTACCACAGGCCTCACACCGGAAAATCTGCTTGAGCTGAAGGAACTTGCCAAGAACTTTCCCTGTGTTCAGGCCCCTAATATGTCGGTCTGCGTCAATGTCATGATGAAACTGGTGAAAAAAACCGCGGCAATTCTTGGCGACGACTACGATATCGAGATCATCGAGGCCCATCACAACAAGAAAAAGGATGCACCAAGCGGTACGGCCCTAAAACTTGCCGAAATGGCCGCGGAAGGAGTGGGCAGAAATCTCAGCGAAGTCGCGGTACTGGAACGGAATGGGATTATCGGCGAGAGAGGAGCTAAAGAGATCGGTATCCAGACGATTCGGGCCGCTGATATCGTCGGCGAACATACCGTTCTCTTTGCCGGCCCTGGTGAACGGATTGAATTGATTCACCGCGCTCATAGCCGTGACCATTTTGCTCGGGGCGCCGCCGCCGCGGCAGCCTGGATTGCCGGCAGAGAGTGTGGGCTTTACTCGATGTTTGACGTCCTGGGGCTACAGGATCTTTAG
- the folK gene encoding 2-amino-4-hydroxy-6-hydroxymethyldihydropteridine diphosphokinase has translation MQYEVKAIIGLGSNLGNGRTILQEAWEYLGTVPGIRLGGLSRPYMTAPVGMISRHWFTNAVGSVYTFLEAGDLLQSLLVIEARFGRTRDNLSFGYQDRSLDLDLLYYGDVATDSPELTLPHPRIADRLFVLAPLGEVEPEFRDVLSGKTITEMVEELQSRIMSGHLKNQEIIVGSWD, from the coding sequence ATGCAATACGAAGTGAAGGCGATCATCGGATTGGGTTCGAATCTTGGCAACGGACGAACCATTCTTCAGGAGGCTTGGGAATATCTCGGGACTGTTCCAGGCATTCGGCTTGGCGGGCTGTCGCGCCCATATATGACCGCTCCAGTCGGCATGATCAGCAGGCATTGGTTTACCAACGCTGTGGGGAGCGTTTACACCTTCCTTGAGGCCGGAGATCTTTTACAAAGTCTGCTGGTGATTGAGGCAAGGTTTGGTCGCACTCGAGACAACCTGTCTTTTGGGTATCAAGATCGAAGCCTTGACCTCGATTTGTTGTATTACGGTGATGTGGCAACCGATAGCCCTGAATTGACCTTGCCGCATCCGCGAATTGCCGACAGACTGTTTGTGCTGGCGCCCCTCGGTGAGGTTGAACCGGAGTTTAGAGATGTGCTCAGTGGGAAGACCATTACCGAAATGGTTGAAGAACTCCAATCGCGAATTATGTCCGGTCACTTGAAAAATCAGGAAATTATTGTTGGGAGCTGGGATTGA
- the fsa gene encoding fructose-6-phosphate aldolase — protein MKFFIDTANLEEIKKGVEMGMVDGVTTNPSLIARENKPFEEIIAEICKLVDGPVSAEVVSLQAEGMLEEARKLAKLAENIVIKIPMIVEGLKAVKKLSAEGIKTNVTLVFSAAQALLAAKAGATYVSPFVGRLDDIGNPGMELISDIVSIYDNYGYQSEIIVASVRSPQHVLDAALIGADIATIPFKVIAQLAKHPLTDIGIEQFLADWEKRKK, from the coding sequence ATGAAGTTCTTTATCGATACCGCCAACTTAGAAGAGATAAAAAAAGGTGTTGAGATGGGCATGGTGGATGGAGTCACTACTAATCCATCACTGATAGCCAGAGAAAACAAGCCTTTTGAAGAGATCATCGCTGAGATCTGCAAGCTGGTCGATGGACCGGTAAGTGCAGAAGTGGTGAGCCTTCAGGCAGAGGGGATGCTCGAGGAAGCGCGCAAACTTGCCAAACTTGCTGAAAATATCGTTATCAAAATTCCGATGATCGTCGAAGGTCTGAAGGCCGTAAAGAAGCTCAGTGCTGAAGGGATTAAAACCAACGTTACCTTGGTTTTTTCGGCGGCACAGGCTCTGTTGGCTGCTAAGGCAGGGGCGACGTATGTCAGCCCTTTTGTCGGCCGTCTAGACGATATCGGCAATCCGGGAATGGAATTGATCAGTGACATCGTTTCCATTTACGATAACTATGGCTACCAGAGCGAGATCATTGTGGCAAGTGTCAGGAGTCCTCAGCATGTGCTGGATGCGGCCCTCATAGGTGCTGACATCGCGACAATTCCTTTTAAGGTCATCGCGCAACTTGCCAAACATCCGCTAACTGATATTGGTATCGAGCAGTTTCTTGCCGATTGGGAAAAGAGAAAAAAATAG
- a CDS encoding lytic transglycosylase domain-containing protein, which translates to MKNNLTERLHRHAFFQGLARLFVLAALSTIAVGPLEARGSMYICRGKSGAMNFTNAPVGSNCQIYSLTQDTGFSASFGSGGGGGGDSKMYDMDIHRIGRRYQVDPPLIKAIILAESDFDHRAVSRKGALGLMQLMPETARELRVGNPFNPRENIDGGTRYLRQLLDNFNGNLSLSLAAYNAGPGLVSRTGGVPDIPETQQYVTKVLKHYKEYKRVKGISPLLVKE; encoded by the coding sequence ATGAAGAATAATCTGACCGAGCGGTTGCATCGCCACGCATTCTTTCAGGGCTTGGCAAGACTTTTTGTCCTTGCTGCCCTGAGCACGATAGCGGTTGGCCCACTGGAGGCCAGGGGGTCGATGTATATCTGCCGTGGGAAATCGGGGGCGATGAACTTTACTAACGCCCCAGTCGGTTCGAACTGTCAGATATATTCCCTGACCCAGGATACTGGCTTCAGTGCATCGTTTGGTAGTGGCGGTGGCGGTGGCGGTGATTCGAAAATGTATGATATGGATATCCACCGCATCGGCCGCCGCTATCAGGTCGATCCACCACTTATAAAGGCGATTATTCTTGCCGAATCCGATTTTGATCACCGGGCAGTGTCGCGGAAGGGGGCCTTGGGACTGATGCAGCTGATGCCCGAGACTGCACGTGAGCTGCGGGTAGGCAACCCATTCAATCCACGGGAAAATATTGATGGAGGAACCCGGTATCTGCGGCAACTTCTCGATAACTTCAATGGCAATTTGAGCTTATCACTGGCTGCTTACAACGCCGGGCCGGGACTGGTATCGCGAACCGGTGGCGTCCCGGATATCCCGGAGACACAACAATATGTGACGAAGGTGTTAAAGCATTATAAGGAATACAAACGGGTGAAAGGTATCTCACCACTCTTGGTGAAGGAGTGA
- a CDS encoding sulfurtransferase TusA family protein translates to MGEMQQALEKIQPAASLDVQGLNCPLPLLRIKKRLAKLAIGEVLLVVGAKPSSHLDIYGWCERVGHMYLGEKEEFGQLSFFIKRCS, encoded by the coding sequence ATGGGTGAGATGCAACAGGCTCTTGAAAAAATACAACCGGCAGCCTCGCTGGATGTGCAGGGACTCAACTGCCCCCTCCCGCTCCTGCGGATTAAAAAAAGACTGGCTAAACTAGCAATAGGCGAAGTGTTACTGGTTGTAGGTGCCAAGCCCTCATCGCATCTTGATATTTATGGTTGGTGCGAGCGGGTGGGACATATGTATCTGGGGGAAAAGGAAGAATTCGGTCAATTAAGCTTTTTTATTAAACGATGCAGCTAG
- a CDS encoding NADH-quinone oxidoreductase subunit N, producing the protein MNDFLSLLPLIVICTGAILLMLLAAFEKSRLETAAHLSMGIFAVAFLVQLLVGGGPATAAYSDVFNGMLVVSDFTSAAGLIILACGFFTAMTSHSYFKVNLFCSLEFYAVMMFGACGMLLLTLSQELMTSFIALEIMSLAIYILVGYDRANVKGAEAVLKYLMLGAFAGAFFTMGSALIYGGVKSTKFIDIGTYCLSHSATSPLLLGGVFFIIVGLLFKAAAFPFHAWVIDVYDGASTPVTGFMATALKTAIFTVFANLLAQSSGLHGTWVTFLFYVSVFTMFGGNLIAIGQSNLKRMLAASGIVHSGYLLIALVAINTEQFTGSVIAYYLAAYAAGTLGMFAALAYLGGSGERRSTFDDFKGLAKVRPYSAAAITVFLLSMAGIPPTAGFMGKFYIITSAISAGEITLAVLGIVSSILSMWYYLRLVINMYFHDAVENFETDGSCFATAGTFFLAACVFILGVYPIVM; encoded by the coding sequence ATGAATGATTTTCTGTCATTGCTCCCTCTGATCGTCATCTGCACAGGAGCCATCCTCTTGATGCTCCTTGCCGCTTTTGAAAAAAGTCGTCTTGAGACGGCCGCCCATCTGAGCATGGGTATATTTGCCGTAGCATTTTTAGTCCAGCTGCTGGTTGGGGGAGGTCCGGCGACTGCTGCCTACAGTGATGTCTTTAACGGTATGTTAGTGGTGAGCGACTTTACCTCTGCGGCCGGACTAATCATCCTTGCCTGCGGTTTTTTTACGGCAATGACCAGTCACTCCTATTTCAAAGTCAACCTGTTCTGCTCCCTGGAGTTTTACGCGGTCATGATGTTTGGAGCCTGTGGCATGCTGTTGCTCACTTTGTCTCAGGAGCTCATGACCAGTTTTATCGCTCTGGAGATTATGTCCCTGGCAATCTATATCCTTGTCGGATATGACCGGGCCAATGTCAAAGGGGCGGAGGCGGTTCTCAAATACCTCATGCTCGGGGCCTTTGCCGGCGCATTTTTTACCATGGGGTCGGCACTCATTTATGGTGGAGTGAAGAGCACCAAATTTATCGATATCGGAACATACTGCCTAAGCCATTCTGCAACATCCCCTCTTCTCCTCGGTGGTGTCTTCTTTATTATCGTGGGACTTCTTTTTAAAGCTGCCGCCTTCCCCTTCCATGCCTGGGTTATCGACGTCTATGATGGTGCCTCTACCCCAGTTACTGGATTTATGGCCACGGCTCTCAAAACCGCAATCTTCACCGTTTTTGCCAACCTCCTTGCCCAAAGCAGCGGACTGCACGGCACCTGGGTGACATTTCTCTTTTACGTCTCCGTATTCACGATGTTCGGTGGCAACCTTATCGCCATCGGCCAAAGCAATCTTAAAAGGATGCTGGCTGCCTCCGGTATCGTCCATTCCGGCTATCTGCTTATCGCCTTGGTTGCCATAAACACCGAGCAATTCACTGGCAGCGTAATAGCCTATTACCTGGCGGCCTACGCCGCCGGCACTCTGGGAATGTTCGCCGCGCTTGCCTACCTTGGGGGCAGCGGAGAGAGAAGATCGACCTTTGATGACTTTAAAGGGCTTGCCAAAGTGCGGCCGTATTCAGCTGCGGCCATCACTGTCTTTCTTCTCTCGATGGCCGGAATCCCCCCCACAGCTGGATTTATGGGAAAATTCTACATCATCACCAGTGCCATATCGGCAGGGGAAATAACCCTTGCAGTGCTCGGCATCGTCAGCAGCATCCTGTCAATGTGGTACTACCTTCGGCTGGTCATCAATATGTATTTTCACGATGCTGTGGAAAACTTTGAAACCGATGGGTCGTGCTTCGCAACTGCCGGTACCTTCTTTCTGGCTGCCTGTGTTTTTATTTTAGGAGTGTATCCTATCGTTATGTAG